The nucleotide sequence GCTCTGTTTTAACGCTTAATAAAGGCGAACAAATCATAAAATACCAGGCAAATAATAAAAGGATTTTCTTCATCGTATCCGGCAGTTTTATACGCAGCATTATCACCTCAAGAGGCGAAAAGAAAACGATTATGTTTCATACGGAGCACTTCTGCGAATTTTTCAAATCGTATGACACTATTTACTTTCATCATAAAACCGACTATGAAATAAATGCTAACGAAAAATCAATTGTGCTGGCATTTGATTTTGATTTTCTTTTTCAACAAGTACAAAACGATATTCATATACTACGTTATTATACACACAAAACAGAAGAACTTTTTGCTACGATCGATTTGTTCAGAAACTTTCAACTTGGGCTTACCAGCGAAGAATATTTGCAATGGCTATACGAAAAATACAGTTTTTTGTTTCAGCGTTTCCCGGCGCAAAACATAGCCAGTTTTATGGGCATCACGCCTGTTTGGTTGAGTAAATTGAAGGCCAAACTTATTTCTTAAATTAATTTAAGAGCTTAGCCATTTTCTATTTTCAATTTTGCATTATCAATTAATGTAAACTTTTAAAAATAGAAATTATGAAATCTTACAACACAAACGAAGCGTGGAAACAATTGAATGCACTGCTTCCTGAAGATTTTCAAATCAAAGAAAATAACCTCCCCCTTGAAGAAACCTGGGAATGGAATGGCAATCTGATGCACCTTGATCGCTACCCTAGACCCGATGCGAAATACAGGATTTTTTTGCATCACGGCGTGGGTACAAACGGCAGGCAAATGAATATGATTTTTGGTCACAAAATGGCTGAATTAGGCTATGATGTAGTAGCAATGGACAACCTGGGTTACGGAATGACAGAAGTAAACCAGAAAGACGTAACTTACGATAACTGGGTACATTCATTTGCCGACTTTGTAAATACAGAAACGAAACGGGATTATAAGAAGCCAATACTCTACGGATTAAGCGCGGGCGGAATGCTAATATACAACGCAGCTTGCTATATAGATGAAGTGCACGGAATGATAGGGATGTGCTTTCTGCAAAACGACAATAAATATGTAGGTAACAAAACGGCAAAATTCAAAGGAACAAATTGGCTCGTTGTTCCTGCGATGGAAAAATTCTCAAAAACAGGATTAAAAACACATCTTATAGCTATGAAAGATGTATCAAAAATGGAATGTTTGGTTAACAATGAAGAAGCCTTAAAAATATTTTTAAAAGATGATGCATCAGCTGGTGCAAAAGTGCAACTGCAATTTTTAGCTGACTATATGACTTATAAATTGCCGATCCCTGTTGAAGAATTTGACAAATGTCCAATCATTTTAACCCAGCCCGGGGATGACCGGTGGTGCCCGTTAGAGTTGAGCGAAATTTCCATGGAAGGAATAAAAGCACCTTACACAGTAAAAATTCTTGAGGGCGGCGGACATTATCCAATGGAAGAAAAAGCATTGCAACGATTGGTGGAATATGCCGATGAATTTATAAAAGGATTAAAATAAATACCTGCTGCTAATAAATGTACGATATTGCCGACAGTTTAGCAAAATTTTTAGTTTTAAAAATGTTGCCAGTGTACTTTATACTAAACAATTTCATAGGTTGATTACTAATCAAATTAAAATTTATACGACGAAGTATTCTTCGGCTTTTTTATTTAGAGCGAGCCTCTCTTGCCGAAGTCAGGTAAGATTTATTTTACCAAGGATGAAATAGCCTCACACCAAAACTCCTATTAAGTTGCCACAATCGGAACCTTTTCTATCTTAATTTCTTTGATATTTTGGGAGTTTTGGCTTCGGTAGAGGTTAGTTTATCCATCTTTTGGGCAGTTGTACTTGTTTGATTTTGAACGTCTTTTAGCTGGTTTAGCCTCCTTAAATCCTCTAATAGCGAGTTCGAGTTTTGTACCAGCAGTATCACTGGAAAAAAGGTCTTCAAACTCACTGCGTTTGAAGACCTTTGTTATACCCGATCTGCTAACATCGATAAAGCCTGCAAATCATCATTAACTAACAGGGTTGCTGCGGACTTTTACAAACAGCTGGACAACTACCTTAATCAACCAGAAGGAATGTCGGGTTTGCCTTCGGCAGCTTATTTTGCCGCACAGGTCAGTTTATCTACTAACTATTTTGTTTGATCTGATCAAACATTTTACGGGTAAGGCTCCTATCGATCATATACACGAAGGAATTATTCAAATTGTTTATGCCAACCTTTCCGGTCCGGTTGACAAAATGGCCAAGGAAATTGTTTTAGCAATGGATACAGATAATGTGAAGCGCTTAATTTTTGTAACCTCTTTAGGCATTTATAAAGAGGTTGCGGGGAAATCCGGAGAATGGAACGAAAGGATGATCGGTGCTGCTTTAATTACCTACCGTAAGGCAGCTGCTATTATTGAAAAATCGGATTTAGATTACACCATTGTACGCCCTTCCTGGCTAACGAACAAGGACGAAACCGATTATGAAACGACTCAAAAAGGCGAACCATTTGTTGGTACAGAAGTGGCAAGAAAAGCCGTTGCCGCGTACATCACCGGCATTATTAAAAGTCCCGAGAACGATGTAAAAGCAAGCATCGGCGTAAATAAGCCCGGCGTTTACGGAATACCCCAGCCTTTTATTAAAGCTAAAAAACAATAAGAGAAGAAAGATAAAATATTTGTCCGGTTTTGTTTTCTCAATTTTCAGGGGCATCCGTAAACTTGGCGCCATATATAACTGATCACGTCATTAAAAGTGCCGGATGCAGAATTTGAAGCAGCGGTTTTTATCCTGAAACCGGGCCGGCAAATGTATACGCATCAAAAGAGGCTGTTAAAAAACAGCCTCCCGTTAACTTTGGCATCCTGCCAGCTACTCCAATGCCAGGCGAATCGCCCGCTCTACGGGAGAACAGCCGGCATCAGAACCTGAAACCGACAATTCATCCCTCAGTAGTAAAGGGGGCTGCGCCATAAATCGGGGTGCCCGCCCCCTGTGAGGTTGAGCTGAATGCACCAAAAACGGATGGCACAGGTAAACGGTTCCTGCCTTACCCGTTGCGTAAACCTCTTTTCTTTCCGGCAACCCTTCCAACCGGCCTGCGAGTTCCATAAATGAAAAGCCAGAATCACCCGCTTCAGATAATAGCTGTGCAACATCAATATGAGACCCTTCATAAATGACCGTGGGCGCATCCTTTTCGCTGACATCCGAATACAATACCAGCAGTAATAAGGCCCGGCCTTTTGATTTAATATTGATGCGCCATTCAAAATAATTGCCCGGATCGCTGCCCGGAAAACCGGCATCAACATGTTTGCCGGTGTCATCCGGTTGCCGGTCAGATGGAAACCTTACAGGGAATGTTCCTACACTTTGAGGAGGAATCCATTTGTTTTCACCAATCAACTGATCAAAAACATGATGCAGCTTAGGCGTGTTGAGCGATTCAATAAAAGGCGGCTGTGTATATAAGCCCAAACGGAAAACCGGCTCCGTCCAGGTGGAAGCATCTGACCTGTCACAAGGGAGGTCATTCCATAAAATAGTTACAGCGGCATCTGCAATTTCACTAGAAAAAGCATTATCGATGCGAATAAAACCTTCGGAAACAAACTGCCCGATCTCCTTTTTGCTTAGTATTTCTGACATACTACTTGTTTTATAAACCATCATGGGAACAACAACTAATAGTGAACCCAATAGTTTGAATTATTAATAAAAATCAGACTAACAAAAAATAAACGCTATGTAACAGTTATAGCGTATTGCTTAGAAATTAAGCCCGCAAAGGATATTATAACATCACAGTCATTCTCATACTGCGAAAATAAGTATTCTCCCAAAAAATGAGACGATCTGTCCGGATTTTGATACTATTTGGACGGATACGGATACATTATTTATTTATTTTCACCCATTCATTAAATAACAATTGATAAACGATAGGTGAACAAACATATGAAGATTGAGGTACCCGGGGTTGGGGCCAGTTTATGCCTGACCTGCTTGTCTGCTGACCGGCAGAGACAATGCAGCGGCTTTTTTATATGCACCAGCATAAATTTTAATCATCTTATTGTTACCCCCTGAGTCCTCTGCCCAACGAGCAATGAATAATAATAACCTTTCCACAAAGCCACACTATCCCATATTGGACGGATTACGTGGTGTTGCAGCCCTTATCGTTGTAACTTTTCATCTTACAGAGCCATTAGGAACCGGGCACCTGGATATCCTTGTCAACCACGGTTACCTGGCCGTTGACTTTTTCTTTCTGTTGTCCGGCTTTGTGATCGGCTATGCTTATGACGACCGCTGGCATAAAATGACCGCAGGCACGTTCTTTAAGCGCCGGATCGAACGGCTACAACCGATGGTGGTGTTGGGGATGACCCTGGGGGCAATCGGTTTCTATTTCACCGATTCAACGATCTGGCCGCTCATTCATACCATTCCCCTCTGGAAGATGTTGCTGGTGCTGCTCATCGGTTATACGATTCTGCCGGTTCCCTTATCACTGGATATACGGGGTTGGGAAGAAATGCATCCGCTCAACAGCGTAGGCTGGTCGCTGTTCTTTGAATACATTGCCAATATCCTGTATGCCATCGGCATCCGGAAGTTCTCCAAAACCGCACTGAGTATCCTGGTGCTGATTGCGGCCATAGCCCTCGCTCACCTGGCCATTACCAATGGCGATGTCAGCGGCGGCTGGACGTTAAACGCAGAACAGGTGCGCGTGGGTATCACCCGTACAATGTATCCTTTCTTTGCAGGACTGCTGCTTTCACGGATCACTAAACCCACCCGTATTAAACATGCTTTCTTGTGGTGCAGCCTCCTGATCGCCCTTGTTTTATATATGCCGCGCATCGGCGGCGCTGAACATCTTTGGATGAATGGCGTCTATGAATCTGTATGTATCATTCTTGTTTTTCCGCTCATTGTTTACCTGGGCGCCAGCGGCATCCTGCATACGCGGACGGAACGCAGGATCTGTAAATTCTTAGGTGACATATCCTATCCGCTTTACCTGGTACATTATCCGCTGGTCTATTTCTATGTTGCCTGGATCAGCGATCATAAAGGCGTTACCATGGTTCAAGTCTGGCCTTATGCCCTGCTGATCCTTATCGGGAGTATTATTCTGGCCTATGCCAGTTTGAAATGGTATGATGAGCCGGTTCGCAAATGGCTGAGAAAAAAACTGGGGTGAGAAAGACCAACAGAAGGAATCCAGACTAAAGCATACTGATAACATCAATCTTCGATTATCGATGGCTCTCTCTTTCCAATCTTCGAAGCCTGCAGTTTCCGGTATTTCGTAAGCGCCACCCCTTTCTGTTTTTTAAAGTACTTGTTCAAATGGCTTTCATCCGTAAAGCCAAATTCCAGGGCGATCTCATGCACCCGCATATCACTGAATTTTAACCGGTGTTCGATCAGGCGCAATTTATACTGCGTAATAAAATGCTGCAATGTCTCACCCGAACACCGCCGGAAATACTGTCCGATATAACCGGCCGAGACACCAAAGGCCCTGCCGATCACAGCAGCTTTCAGTTTAGCAGGATCAAAGATGTGCTCCTCGATATAATGAATAATATCCAGCAATTTTTTGTCGGTATTTTCCGAGGCGGCAGGAGGCCCTGCCTTTTCAATATTACGGGCGGCAATAACAATCAGGGCATTGACAAAATGCTTTACGATATCTTCCTGGTAAAGGTCGGGATGCTCCAGGGTGTGTAACAGTGAAGTGGCGATAGACCGGACAAGCACATTATCATCGGGCGTCCTCATAATGCATCCGGTAAAGTGACGTGCATAGTACAGGATACATTCCATCTGGTTCATCTTTCCCCATTCAAAGGACCGGACATAACTGCTGCTGAAACGAACCATCAGGAATTCGGTGGGTTGTTCCAGTTCAAAATGATGTACATCATCCGGGGTAAGTAATATCACGCTGCCGGACCTGAATGCGGTGCGGTGGCATCCTACCCCAAGATGTCCCTGGCCGGTCACCACCAGGCAGATCTGGAAGAAATTATTCCGGAAATCCACAGTAGATACGGCTTCCATATTTTGCCGGACCACTTCGAGCGGGCCGTGCATTGTCACTTTTACCATCTGGCAAAACTACCTCTTTTTATAAAAATTATACTGATTTTTTGAAAAATGCCAGTATATTTTAGCAGCCTTATTAAAAACCCATGATGAATCAAACAAAAGAAAAATTGACAAACCCGCGGGCGCTGATAGCTATTTGCCTGGCAGCGCTGATGTTCGGACTGGAGATCACCAGCGTTCCGGTGATCCTGCCGACACTTGAAAAAACACTGGGCAGCAATTTTAGTCAGCTGCAATGGATCATGAATGCCTATACGATCGCCTGTACCATGGTGCTGATGGCTACAGGCACGCTGGCAGACCGTTTTGGGCGGAAGCGGGTATTTATCATCAATGTGATTGGCTTTGGCATCACTTCCGTTATCTGCGGCATTGCCGACACTACAGAATTGCTGATCATCAGCCGCTTTTTCCAGGGAATGACCGGCGGTGCCATGTTCATTTGTACCATCGCCCTGCTTTCCCACCAGTTTCGGGAGGAGCCGCAGCGAAGTAAAGCATTTGCCGCCTGGGGAATCATTGCCGGTGTCGGACTGGGCTTTGGCCCCGTCATTGGCAGTATCATCAGTGAGGTCTTAAACTGGAGATGGGTTTTCCTGATCCATGGCGCACTGGCGACCGGAGCATTACTGCTCATTATCCCCTCGATAACCGAATCAAAAGATCCCCATGCCGGCAGGCTGGACCTGACAGGGATACTGGTATTGTCGGCAGCCGTATTTGCACTCACCTATTATATCACACAAGGACCGGAAGCCGGCTTCACCAGTACCTCCTCGCTGCTTGTGCTGCTGGTTGCCGTGGTGCTGATCATTGTATTTGTTATAGCGGAAACACGCCATTCCTATCCGATGATCGACTTCCGGGTATTCCGGATACGGCGGTTCTCCGGTGCGGTCATGGGATGTATTGGAATGAACTTCTCCTTCTGGCCGTTAATGGTCTTTCTTCCCCTGTATTTCCAGGCCGTCCTGCATTATGATACAATGACCACCGGTATGTGTTTACTGGCCTATACCCTGCCCACCCTCCTGTTTCCACCCATCGGGGAGCGGTTCTCCCTGCGGTATGGCGCCGGACGTGTGATCCCGTTCGGCCTGCTGCTGATCGGAGCCGGTTTCTTTATCATGTACATAAGCGGCACTGCAGGCAAAACAAGCTGGCTATTGCTTTTATCAGGTTGTGTGCTGGCCGGCAGCGGTCTGGGTATGATCAATACACCTGTTACAAATACCGCTACCGCTGCAGTTCCGGGCGACCGCTCCGGCATGGCCTCGGGGATCGATGTAAGCAGCCGGCTGATCACCCTGGCGATCAATATCGCCCTGATGGGCTTTCTGCTGCTTCAGGGAACTTTTTCCTATCTGAAGAATGCATTCCCCGTTACCGGCTCACACGAATTATTTGAATTGTCCTGGCAACTGGTGGCCGGCAGCCTGACAATGGAACAGATCACAAACAGGGAAACGGCAATGGGAGCGCCGCAGCTGGGGCTTTTTGGTAAAGCGCTGGAACAGGGTTTCAGCAGGATCTTTTTGTACGGCGCTGCAGGTGTATCGGTATTGGGGCTGATCAGTTTCCTGATTTTTAATAATGCTTCCAATCAATTATCCGGGGTTGCTAAACGCCCCGAAAATTAAGAAATAAAAAACCTGCGCCGAATTTTTTTGTATCGGAATTAACTTATATTCGTTGTAATTAAATTTCTTCACTAAAACCCGAATCAAATGAAAAAAGTTCTGGCCATGATTGCCATTGCTGCATTTGCTTTTGCGCTCCCCTCCTGTAAAGGAAAAAGCGATGCAGACATCAAAACAGAAGTGGATGCCAAATTAGCCACCAACCCTGATTTTGCGCAACTCACTTCCGATGTAAAAGACGGCGCTGTTACCATTTCCGGTACGGTAAAGGACGACGCCACAAAAACCGCAGTAGATCCTGCTGTAAAGGAAGTAAAGGGAGTAAAATCTGTGGTAAATAATTCAACAGTACCTCCTCCCCCTCCTCCGCCTACGATCAATCCTGATGACATGCTGAAAACGGCTGTTACAGATGCGATCAAAGATCATGCAGGTGTAAAGGCTGAAGTAAAAGAAGGTGTTGTAACACTTACCGGTGACATTAAAAAAGCTGATCTGGCTACATTAATGCAAAAAGTAAATGCAATACATCCTAGAAAAGTGGAGAATAAATTAACCGTAAAATAAAAGGAGGAACACATTATGGCACTCGAAGAAAAATACAAAGCATTGATTGATGCCGCCAACAGCTCCGGCGTAACAAACCTGGCTGTAAGAGAACAGGACGGCGTTTTATATATTGATGGTGATGCACCCAGCGGGGCAGTTAAAGACCAGCTTTGGAGCATCTACGATCAGATCGACCCTAACTATACCAGCGGGGACCTGATCCTGAATGTAAACGCAAAGGCAGAAGCCGGCTCCAAAGTACGTGTAGCCACCCAGGAAACTGCGCTGAACATCCGTAAAGGCCCCGGTACCGACCAACCGGTGGTGGGCAAGGCGCAGAAGGATGAGATCATCACCCTTATCAGCCAGGCAAATGATCAATGGTCTTCCGTTCGTACCGACGATGGTACCGAAGGATATGCCTACTCGCAATACCTGGAACCCGTTGCATAACGGGGTACACAGAACGTCATTTAAAGCCGCCTTAACCAGGCGGTTTTTTTATTGGGGCAATAATGGTTTTTCCGGCCCGGGATCAGTTGGCGAATGGCAGCATCAATCCCTTTTAACCTCTCCTACCAGGAATACACTTCCGCAAACTACAATAAGGTCATCCGCGTGCGCCTGCTCTTTTGCTGCATCCAGTGCTGCATTAACATCCGGCCACACGGTGCCGTTCAAACCCCGTGCCACAGCCTTATCCGCCAACGCTGCTGCGGGCAGTGCGCGGGGAAGTGCTGCATTTGTAAAATAGTAATCCGCCGCTGCAGGAAGCAGCGCAAGCACGGCATCCACGTCCTTATCCTTTACCATCCCCAGTACCAGGTGCAGTTTCCGGTAAGGAACCAGCTCCAGCTGGTTCAGCACCTGCCGCATGCCATCCTCATTATGGGCCACATCCAGAACGATCTTCGGATCCCGTTGAATGGTTTCCCAGCGGCCATGCAAACCGCTTAATTTTCTGGTATGCGCAATACCCTTTGCGATCGCTGCATCATCAAGCGCCCAGCCCGCCAGCTTAAGTTGCCGGCAGGCTTCCAGCACGGTCAGCAGGTTCTTTATCTGGTAAGCGCCGGAGAGGTCCAGCTCATAGCGATAATGATCTATAGCCGCGTTCCTTGATACTTCGGCGACAAGCACCTCCTCCTGGTAAGACCAGTTCTCAATATGGAATACCTTATCGGCGAAACTTAAAGAAGCCTGTTCTGTTGTTGCTTTATCCCTAAATACTGATGCTGTTTCCGGATGGGTTTCACCGATCACTACAGGAACCCCCGCTTTTATAATCCCTGCTTTTTCCGCAGCTATTTTAGCCAGGGTATCCCCCAGCAGCTGAACATGGTCGAAGCCGATATTGGTGATCACCGAAAGCTCGGGTTGTATAATATTGGTACTGTCCAGCCGGCCG is from Niabella beijingensis and encodes:
- a CDS encoding helix-turn-helix domain-containing protein, giving the protein MVKVTMHGPLEVVRQNMEAVSTVDFRNNFFQICLVVTGQGHLGVGCHRTAFRSGSVILLTPDDVHHFELEQPTEFLMVRFSSSYVRSFEWGKMNQMECILYYARHFTGCIMRTPDDNVLVRSIATSLLHTLEHPDLYQEDIVKHFVNALIVIAARNIEKAGPPAASENTDKKLLDIIHYIEEHIFDPAKLKAAVIGRAFGVSAGYIGQYFRRCSGETLQHFITQYKLRLIEHRLKFSDMRVHEIALEFGFTDESHLNKYFKKQKGVALTKYRKLQASKIGKREPSIIED
- a CDS encoding acyltransferase family protein, producing the protein MNNNNLSTKPHYPILDGLRGVAALIVVTFHLTEPLGTGHLDILVNHGYLAVDFFFLLSGFVIGYAYDDRWHKMTAGTFFKRRIERLQPMVVLGMTLGAIGFYFTDSTIWPLIHTIPLWKMLLVLLIGYTILPVPLSLDIRGWEEMHPLNSVGWSLFFEYIANILYAIGIRKFSKTALSILVLIAAIALAHLAITNGDVSGGWTLNAEQVRVGITRTMYPFFAGLLLSRITKPTRIKHAFLWCSLLIALVLYMPRIGGAEHLWMNGVYESVCIILVFPLIVYLGASGILHTRTERRICKFLGDISYPLYLVHYPLVYFYVAWISDHKGVTMVQVWPYALLILIGSIILAYASLKWYDEPVRKWLRKKLG
- a CDS encoding bifunctional folylpolyglutamate synthase/dihydrofolate synthase; the encoded protein is MTYQETLDFIYARLPMFSRIGAAAIKNGLDNIRALCMALGDPQTRMRFIHVAGTNGKGSVSHMLASALQVQGYKTGLYTSPHLVDFRERVKINGKMISEQAIVDFVEKIQPVIEALQPSFFEITVALAFDHFAKEAADIAVIETGLGGRLDSTNIIQPELSVITNIGFDHVQLLGDTLAKIAAEKAGIIKAGVPVVIGETHPETASVFRDKATTEQASLSFADKVFHIENWSYQEEVLVAEVSRNAAIDHYRYELDLSGAYQIKNLLTVLEACRQLKLAGWALDDAAIAKGIAHTRKLSGLHGRWETIQRDPKIVLDVAHNEDGMRQVLNQLELVPYRKLHLVLGMVKDKDVDAVLALLPAAADYYFTNAALPRALPAAALADKAVARGLNGTVWPDVNAALDAAKEQAHADDLIVVCGSVFLVGEVKRD
- a CDS encoding alpha/beta hydrolase, which codes for MKSYNTNEAWKQLNALLPEDFQIKENNLPLEETWEWNGNLMHLDRYPRPDAKYRIFLHHGVGTNGRQMNMIFGHKMAELGYDVVAMDNLGYGMTEVNQKDVTYDNWVHSFADFVNTETKRDYKKPILYGLSAGGMLIYNAACYIDEVHGMIGMCFLQNDNKYVGNKTAKFKGTNWLVVPAMEKFSKTGLKTHLIAMKDVSKMECLVNNEEALKIFLKDDASAGAKVQLQFLADYMTYKLPIPVEEFDKCPIILTQPGDDRWCPLELSEISMEGIKAPYTVKILEGGGHYPMEEKALQRLVEYADEFIKGLK
- a CDS encoding BON domain-containing protein codes for the protein MKKVLAMIAIAAFAFALPSCKGKSDADIKTEVDAKLATNPDFAQLTSDVKDGAVTISGTVKDDATKTAVDPAVKEVKGVKSVVNNSTVPPPPPPPTINPDDMLKTAVTDAIKDHAGVKAEVKEGVVTLTGDIKKADLATLMQKVNAIHPRKVENKLTVK
- a CDS encoding SH3 domain-containing protein, with amino-acid sequence MALEEKYKALIDAANSSGVTNLAVREQDGVLYIDGDAPSGAVKDQLWSIYDQIDPNYTSGDLILNVNAKAEAGSKVRVATQETALNIRKGPGTDQPVVGKAQKDEIITLISQANDQWSSVRTDDGTEGYAYSQYLEPVA
- a CDS encoding MFS transporter, with the translated sequence MMNQTKEKLTNPRALIAICLAALMFGLEITSVPVILPTLEKTLGSNFSQLQWIMNAYTIACTMVLMATGTLADRFGRKRVFIINVIGFGITSVICGIADTTELLIISRFFQGMTGGAMFICTIALLSHQFREEPQRSKAFAAWGIIAGVGLGFGPVIGSIISEVLNWRWVFLIHGALATGALLLIIPSITESKDPHAGRLDLTGILVLSAAVFALTYYITQGPEAGFTSTSSLLVLLVAVVLIIVFVIAETRHSYPMIDFRVFRIRRFSGAVMGCIGMNFSFWPLMVFLPLYFQAVLHYDTMTTGMCLLAYTLPTLLFPPIGERFSLRYGAGRVIPFGLLLIGAGFFIMYISGTAGKTSWLLLLSGCVLAGSGLGMINTPVTNTATAAVPGDRSGMASGIDVSSRLITLAINIALMGFLLLQGTFSYLKNAFPVTGSHELFELSWQLVAGSLTMEQITNRETAMGAPQLGLFGKALEQGFSRIFLYGAAGVSVLGLISFLIFNNASNQLSGVAKRPEN
- a CDS encoding NAD(P)H-binding protein; protein product: MFDLIKHFTGKAPIDHIHEGIIQIVYANLSGPVDKMAKEIVLAMDTDNVKRLIFVTSLGIYKEVAGKSGEWNERMIGAALITYRKAAAIIEKSDLDYTIVRPSWLTNKDETDYETTQKGEPFVGTEVARKAVAAYITGIIKSPENDVKASIGVNKPGVYGIPQPFIKAKKQ
- a CDS encoding Crp/Fnr family transcriptional regulator; the protein is MDKAIYFSTLTNKLPLADKNTLQQLEENCSVLTLNKGEQIIKYQANNKRIFFIVSGSFIRSIITSRGEKKTIMFHTEHFCEFFKSYDTIYFHHKTDYEINANEKSIVLAFDFDFLFQQVQNDIHILRYYTHKTEELFATIDLFRNFQLGLTSEEYLQWLYEKYSFLFQRFPAQNIASFMGITPVWLSKLKAKLIS
- a CDS encoding phytanoyl-CoA dioxygenase family protein encodes the protein MSEILSKKEIGQFVSEGFIRIDNAFSSEIADAAVTILWNDLPCDRSDASTWTEPVFRLGLYTQPPFIESLNTPKLHHVFDQLIGENKWIPPQSVGTFPVRFPSDRQPDDTGKHVDAGFPGSDPGNYFEWRINIKSKGRALLLLVLYSDVSEKDAPTVIYEGSHIDVAQLLSEAGDSGFSFMELAGRLEGLPERKEVYATGKAGTVYLCHPFLVHSAQPHRGRAPRFMAQPPLLLRDELSVSGSDAGCSPVERAIRLALE